In the genome of Blastocatellia bacterium, one region contains:
- a CDS encoding MBL fold metallo-hydrolase has protein sequence MRTHHQTASGNHAHSPSGVTRRQVLAGLGAVGTMTAAAGLPGGSLLQPVGPRFGQEAAGQPPLFRLERVTENVYAAIARPAMLVNCNAAIIVGSDHLLVVDSHSKPSAARALLAQVRSEIGDRPVRYIINTHFHWDHAQGNAVYPNTFGMKADIVASTATREWLAREGTSRLRQQLESLSRQVETLRRQLAQATDEDQRQQLVNQIGEIEAYIKEMTPPQITLPTITFDDRLVIHDGTREIHLLFLGRGHTAGDIVVYVPSERVVATGDLLQGMLPYLGDGYPEEWPQTLAALERLDFTRVVPGHGAVEHDKSVVAFMRAYIEELVELVKRGIERGASLEELRRTLLPDQFRSLMTGGQGERVQRETVAVFGPTRAPSLAAGVARTVTEVYTYFTRRKPERSSRGE, from the coding sequence ATGCGCACGCACCATCAGACTGCATCGGGGAATCACGCTCATTCCCCTTCCGGGGTGACACGGCGGCAGGTTCTCGCCGGACTTGGAGCCGTTGGGACAATGACGGCGGCAGCAGGACTGCCCGGAGGGTCGCTTCTTCAGCCGGTAGGACCCAGGTTCGGGCAGGAGGCCGCAGGTCAGCCCCCGCTCTTTCGGCTGGAACGGGTGACGGAGAATGTCTACGCGGCCATTGCGCGACCGGCGATGCTCGTCAATTGCAACGCCGCGATAATCGTCGGGTCGGATCATCTCCTGGTGGTGGATTCTCACTCCAAACCGTCGGCGGCGCGCGCCTTGCTCGCTCAGGTTCGATCCGAGATCGGCGACCGACCGGTACGCTATATCATCAACACGCACTTTCACTGGGATCATGCTCAGGGCAATGCCGTCTATCCGAATACTTTCGGGATGAAGGCGGACATCGTCGCATCAACGGCCACGCGGGAATGGCTCGCCCGGGAAGGCACGTCGCGTTTGCGGCAGCAACTGGAGAGCCTCTCGCGGCAGGTCGAAACGTTGCGACGCCAGCTCGCTCAGGCGACCGATGAGGACCAGCGGCAGCAACTCGTGAACCAGATCGGCGAGATCGAAGCCTACATCAAAGAGATGACACCGCCGCAAATCACCCTGCCGACGATCACCTTCGACGACCGATTGGTCATCCATGACGGCACTCGAGAAATTCACCTCCTCTTTCTCGGACGCGGCCACACGGCCGGAGACATTGTCGTCTACGTACCGAGCGAGCGAGTGGTAGCCACCGGAGACCTCCTGCAGGGGATGTTGCCTTATCTCGGTGACGGTTACCCCGAAGAATGGCCGCAAACGCTGGCCGCGCTCGAGCGACTCGATTTCACGCGAGTCGTTCCCGGACACGGAGCGGTTGAGCACGATAAATCGGTCGTGGCGTTCATGCGGGCCTACATTGAGGAGCTGGTCGAGCTGGTCAAGCGGGGCATTGAACGCGGTGCTTCTCTTGAGGAACTGCGTCGGACGCTTCTGCCGGATCAGTTTCGCTCGCTCATGACCGGGGGACAGGGCGAACGCGTCCAGCGGGAGACGGTGGCCGTCTTTGGACCGACGCGGGCCCCCTCGCTCGCCGCCGGAGTGGCCCGGACGGTGACGGAAGTCTACACCTATTTCACCCGGCGGAAACCCGAGCGCTCGTCCCGGGGCGAATGA
- a CDS encoding di-heme oxidoredictase family protein has product MKHLKLVMALLFVTCWAWAPSGEGTSRQESGAGFGDPLPGLSAEQMALFLEGKEDFEEIEEVADGLGPVFNARGCAECHAVPVTGGSGITNEVRVGFRDVDGTFRDVPGGSLIQIFSVAPDRCQERIPAEANVVAFRQVQPLFGIGLIEAIPEEAIVAQADPEDRDGDGISGRAARVLDLATNRVRLGRFGWKAQQASLLGFAGDAYLNEMGITNDLAREENPPNGDMARLAECDSVADPEDVPDPMTGRRGIDNFVNFMQLLGPPPRGPITEAVRRGEQIFTTIGCARCHTPAFQTGDHPIAALSRKTVPLYSDLLLHDVGTGDGIPQGDAGPTEFRTPPLWGLRMSRPFLHDGSAATIEEAIRRHAGEARRVTERFLMLTPAERADLLAFLESL; this is encoded by the coding sequence ATGAAACACTTAAAGCTGGTAATGGCGCTGCTCTTTGTCACGTGTTGGGCCTGGGCTCCGAGCGGTGAGGGAACGAGCCGTCAGGAGTCCGGCGCCGGTTTTGGTGATCCCTTACCTGGTCTGTCGGCAGAACAGATGGCTCTTTTCCTCGAGGGGAAGGAGGACTTCGAGGAGATCGAAGAAGTGGCTGATGGCCTGGGTCCAGTGTTCAATGCGCGAGGGTGTGCCGAGTGCCATGCCGTGCCGGTGACCGGAGGCTCGGGCATCACTAACGAGGTGCGAGTGGGGTTCCGAGATGTGGACGGAACATTTCGGGATGTGCCCGGAGGATCGCTCATTCAGATCTTCTCGGTTGCTCCCGATCGGTGTCAGGAGAGGATTCCGGCGGAGGCCAACGTCGTGGCCTTTCGTCAGGTTCAGCCGCTTTTTGGCATCGGCTTGATCGAAGCCATCCCGGAGGAGGCAATTGTCGCTCAGGCTGATCCGGAGGATCGCGACGGCGATGGAATTTCCGGGCGGGCTGCGCGGGTATTGGATCTGGCGACCAACCGCGTGCGTCTGGGGCGATTCGGCTGGAAGGCCCAGCAGGCGAGCTTGCTCGGTTTCGCTGGTGATGCCTACCTCAACGAGATGGGCATCACTAACGATTTGGCTCGTGAGGAGAATCCTCCTAATGGAGATATGGCGCGACTGGCCGAGTGTGACTCTGTTGCCGATCCCGAGGATGTCCCCGATCCGATGACGGGACGCCGGGGCATTGACAATTTCGTCAACTTCATGCAACTTCTTGGCCCGCCGCCACGTGGCCCCATTACTGAGGCCGTCCGTCGAGGAGAACAGATCTTCACCACCATTGGCTGTGCCCGCTGTCACACGCCTGCGTTTCAAACCGGCGACCATCCCATTGCCGCTCTCAGCCGCAAGACGGTGCCGCTCTACTCCGATCTGCTGTTGCACGACGTGGGAACGGGAGATGGGATTCCTCAGGGCGATGCCGGGCCAACTGAGTTTCGCACGCCGCCTCTGTGGGGACTGCGGATGAGTCGTCCATTCCTCCACGATGGGAGCGCCGCGACCATTGAGGAAGCAATCCGGCGGCATGCAGGAGAGGCCCGTCGGGTTACCGAGCGATTCTTGATGCTCACACCGGCCGAACGCGCGGACCTGCTCGCCTTCCTGGAATCGCTCTGA
- a CDS encoding ABC transporter permease subunit, producing MSLDFSHLVLLFFSLLAIFLTYDAICGEREQGTLRLCWSYSVPRFRLLFGEYGGTLVTLLLPLAVMILLWLIILRLPPSLPMDGADYARLALIAGFTILFVSGFIFLGFWVSALTRSSAASLALLLVIWVGLVVVLSVVFTCARSSEPN from the coding sequence TTGAGCCTGGATTTTTCTCACCTGGTGTTATTGTTCTTTTCGCTGCTGGCGATATTTCTCACCTACGATGCTATCTGCGGCGAGCGCGAGCAGGGGACGCTCCGACTCTGCTGGTCTTACAGTGTGCCTCGATTTCGCCTCCTTTTCGGCGAATATGGGGGAACGCTTGTCACTTTACTCTTGCCGCTGGCCGTGATGATCCTTCTTTGGCTCATCATCCTGCGGCTTCCCCCGTCGCTCCCCATGGACGGGGCTGACTACGCACGACTCGCTCTGATCGCGGGATTCACCATCCTCTTCGTATCGGGATTTATCTTTCTGGGGTTCTGGGTCTCGGCTTTGACGCGAAGTTCGGCGGCGAGTCTAGCTCTGCTGTTGGTGATCTGGGTGGGACTGGTGGTTGTTTTATCCGTCGTCTTTACCTGTGCTCGTTCGAGCGAGCCTAACTGA
- a CDS encoding helix-turn-helix domain-containing protein has product MMRVGHFYCPVCEQERAMMTVQHAAEVVGVTVRTIYRWIEQQKVHAVPVASGASVRSR; this is encoded by the coding sequence ATGATGCGAGTGGGTCACTTTTATTGTCCGGTTTGTGAGCAGGAGAGGGCGATGATGACGGTTCAGCATGCGGCTGAGGTTGTGGGAGTGACGGTTCGGACCATCTACCGATGGATCGAGCAGCAGAAGGTGCATGCGGTGCCTGTGGCCAGTGGCGCATCTGTAAGGAGTCGCTGA
- a CDS encoding ABC transporter permease subunit has translation MLMLLVIKEIQKRFYDLRFFLLLAVSLVMGVTATALSMCQYRHRHKEYVRLRSQAEQQTTLDRTYVVKPPNPLLFIRDGEQDAPILLKMEPAVLHYVESADTTERPLVETAIPFDWAFLIVYVYSFLAVLMTYDSVAGEKQSGTLPLVLAGSCRRWTVILACFVGNVVVLWVPLVLTVGLSLLVILLMGPVELGAREWLRIGIALMLSGLFITIMGTVGLLASTVFYRASTALVVSLILWIGMVIVFPNGVRLAVESWGRVPSLHELQENLEGARRAKWSGLSLSGEVLWAAVTYPGLTESQREKLIAAVQAKIYADHEQVLEKFAVTTGQILASYYREVAQQAERIRFFSRSSPAFSYQFALEGIIPAGYVRHAQFLAAAERYLDSYTTVARRLRRLLRPQAHVEGGFTRFTYKGRVYQLNGIEKISYAHVPFDRRQLPRFQMPLPSLSEAAAGAAWDILTLILWTGVLFVGACVAFLRYDVRA, from the coding sequence ATGCTGATGCTCCTCGTCATAAAGGAGATTCAAAAACGCTTCTATGACCTGCGCTTCTTTCTCCTGTTGGCCGTCTCCCTGGTGATGGGGGTCACGGCGACGGCCCTCTCGATGTGCCAATATCGCCACCGTCACAAGGAATATGTGCGGCTGCGCTCTCAGGCCGAGCAGCAAACGACGCTCGATCGCACCTATGTGGTGAAACCTCCGAACCCTCTGCTCTTTATCCGCGACGGCGAGCAAGACGCGCCGATTCTCCTTAAGATGGAACCGGCAGTCCTTCACTATGTGGAGAGCGCTGACACGACTGAACGGCCGCTGGTTGAGACGGCCATTCCTTTCGACTGGGCTTTCCTGATCGTCTACGTCTACAGTTTTCTCGCCGTTTTGATGACCTATGATAGTGTTGCCGGAGAAAAACAATCGGGGACGTTACCGCTCGTGCTCGCCGGGAGCTGTCGTCGTTGGACGGTCATCCTGGCCTGTTTTGTTGGCAATGTGGTTGTCCTGTGGGTGCCGTTAGTGCTGACTGTTGGGCTCAGTCTGCTGGTGATCCTCCTGATGGGCCCAGTCGAGTTGGGGGCACGCGAATGGCTCAGAATCGGCATCGCCCTCATGCTCTCGGGACTCTTCATCACCATCATGGGGACGGTGGGCTTGTTGGCCTCGACGGTCTTTTATCGGGCTTCAACGGCTTTGGTGGTTTCCCTCATTCTCTGGATCGGGATGGTCATCGTCTTTCCCAACGGGGTTCGCCTGGCTGTCGAATCCTGGGGTCGAGTGCCGTCGCTTCATGAGCTTCAAGAGAATCTGGAGGGGGCGAGGCGGGCGAAATGGAGCGGGTTGAGTCTTTCGGGGGAAGTGTTGTGGGCGGCGGTGACCTATCCCGGACTGACGGAGTCTCAGAGGGAGAAACTCATCGCTGCCGTCCAAGCCAAAATCTATGCTGATCACGAGCAAGTCCTGGAAAAGTTCGCTGTGACTACAGGACAGATCCTCGCTTCCTATTACCGTGAGGTCGCCCAGCAGGCCGAGCGCATTCGTTTCTTCAGCCGTTCCTCTCCGGCATTTTCTTACCAGTTTGCCCTGGAAGGAATAATCCCGGCAGGGTATGTCAGACATGCGCAGTTTCTCGCGGCCGCCGAGCGATACCTGGATTCTTATACGACGGTTGCTCGCCGCCTGCGGCGGCTTCTGCGCCCTCAGGCGCATGTCGAAGGAGGATTTACCCGGTTCACCTACAAGGGGAGGGTCTATCAGCTGAATGGGATTGAAAAAATCTCCTACGCCCACGTGCCGTTTGATCGGCGTCAGCTTCCGCGATTCCAGATGCCATTGCCCTCACTGTCGGAAGCGGCTGCCGGGGCCGCATGGGATATTCTGACGTTAATCCTCTGGACGGGGGTTCTCTTCGTTGGAGCCTGCGTGGCGTTCCTCCGCTATGACGTCCGCGCCTAG
- the purB gene encoding adenylosuccinate lyase: MIPRYTLPEMGQLWSDENKFRTWLKVELAVCEVQAERGMIPAEALDVIKRKARINIARIQEIEARVQHDVIAFLTAVAEEIGPEARFVHYGMTSSDVLDTAMALLLRDASDVLLDKLARLAEVLRRRAFEFQYTPMIGRTHGVHAEPTTFGLKLALWYADTERNRERLRRARDIVSVGKISGAVGTFAHLDPEVEEKVCARLGLTPDPISTQIVQRDRHAEFLATLGIIASCLEKIALEIRHLQRTEVREAEEFFSPGQKGSSAMPHKRNPIASEQICGLARVVRANVQAALENIALWHERDISHSSVERIIVPESCILTDYLIHRTTRLIENLVVYPERMMENLQATRGVIFSGDLLLALTERGMSREDAYEIVQRLAHRAWDERADFAALVRRSPEITGRLRADEIDEIFSLQRLLRHVDTIFQRVFGTAQNDERQRTSS; the protein is encoded by the coding sequence ATGATTCCCCGCTACACCCTTCCCGAAATGGGCCAGCTCTGGAGCGACGAGAATAAGTTTCGCACCTGGTTGAAGGTCGAGCTGGCCGTCTGTGAGGTTCAAGCGGAACGCGGGATGATCCCCGCCGAGGCTCTCGACGTCATCAAGCGAAAAGCCCGCATAAACATCGCGCGCATCCAGGAGATCGAGGCTCGCGTCCAGCATGATGTCATCGCCTTTCTCACGGCCGTGGCCGAGGAGATCGGGCCGGAGGCGCGATTCGTGCACTACGGAATGACGTCCTCGGATGTCCTGGATACGGCGATGGCGCTGCTTTTGCGCGACGCCAGCGATGTGCTGCTCGACAAGCTCGCGCGACTGGCCGAGGTGTTACGCCGTCGGGCCTTCGAGTTTCAGTACACGCCCATGATCGGGCGCACGCACGGCGTTCATGCCGAGCCGACGACCTTCGGTCTCAAACTCGCCCTCTGGTATGCCGATACCGAGCGGAATCGGGAACGCCTCCGGCGAGCGCGCGACATCGTCAGCGTGGGCAAGATTTCCGGCGCCGTCGGCACCTTCGCGCACCTTGATCCCGAGGTGGAAGAAAAGGTGTGCGCTCGCCTCGGTCTTACGCCCGACCCCATCTCCACGCAGATCGTGCAGCGCGACCGTCATGCGGAATTCCTGGCGACGCTGGGCATCATCGCCTCCTGTTTGGAGAAGATCGCCCTGGAGATTCGCCATCTCCAGCGAACGGAAGTGCGAGAGGCGGAGGAGTTCTTCAGCCCGGGACAAAAAGGGTCCTCGGCCATGCCGCACAAGCGCAACCCCATCGCCTCGGAACAAATCTGCGGGCTCGCGCGCGTCGTGCGCGCCAACGTCCAGGCGGCTCTGGAGAATATCGCCCTCTGGCATGAGCGGGATATTTCCCACTCCTCGGTCGAACGCATCATTGTGCCGGAAAGCTGCATCCTCACCGATTACCTCATCCATCGAACCACGCGACTGATCGAGAATCTGGTCGTCTATCCCGAACGGATGATGGAGAATCTTCAGGCGACGCGCGGCGTGATCTTCAGCGGGGATCTGCTGCTCGCATTGACCGAGCGCGGGATGAGTCGGGAGGACGCCTATGAGATCGTTCAACGCCTGGCCCATCGCGCCTGGGACGAGCGAGCGGATTTCGCCGCCCTCGTTCGCCGCTCTCCGGAAATCACCGGGCGCCTGCGTGCCGACGAGATTGACGAGATTTTCAGCCTCCAGCGCCTGTTGCGCCATGTGGATACCATCTTTCAGCGCGTTTTTGGAACCGCTCAAAACGATGAGCGGCAGAGGACGTCATCATGA
- the purS gene encoding phosphoribosylformylglycinamidine synthase subunit PurS, producing MRALIHVRLKPGVFDPQGKTIHQAAETLGYHGIREIRQGKFFEIELDSVLSPEAARDLMVRLADELLANPVIEDFTVEILE from the coding sequence ATGAGAGCACTCATCCACGTTCGGTTGAAACCGGGAGTTTTCGATCCTCAGGGGAAGACGATTCACCAGGCCGCCGAGACGCTCGGCTATCACGGGATCCGCGAGATTCGTCAGGGGAAGTTCTTCGAGATCGAGCTGGATTCGGTGCTCTCTCCTGAGGCCGCCCGCGACCTGATGGTCAGACTGGCCGATGAACTTCTGGCCAATCCCGTCATCGAGGACTTTACGGTCGAGATCCTGGAGTGA
- a CDS encoding aminotransferase class I/II-fold pyridoxal phosphate-dependent enzyme yields MKKLTSDKADQFTESVIREMTRLALQYGAVNLAQGFPDFPAPEEIKRAAIEAIAADINQYAITWGAKSFRDAIAEKTRWYLGLEVDPETEITVTCGSTEAMMAAMLAVVNPGDEVIIFEPFYENYGPDAILCGARPRYVSLTPPDWTFDPDELAAAFTDRTKAIILNTPNNPTGKVFTRDELRLIADLCQKWNVVAITDEIYEHILYDGAEHIALATLDGMRERTITINGLSKTYSVTGWRVGYVLAPPAITSAIRKVHDFLTVGSAAPLQEAGAVALRLPRSYYEKLASDYAARRDRLYRALVAAGFHAYLPRGAYYIMTDISRFGFPDDVTFATYLVQEIGVAVVPGSSFYHDPQKGRTQVRFCFCKTDETLDLAARRLMTLRERVLSA; encoded by the coding sequence ATGAAGAAACTGACGTCGGACAAAGCTGATCAGTTCACCGAATCGGTCATTCGAGAGATGACCCGCCTGGCTCTGCAGTACGGGGCGGTCAATCTCGCTCAGGGATTCCCCGACTTCCCCGCTCCCGAGGAGATCAAACGGGCGGCCATCGAAGCCATTGCCGCTGACATCAATCAATATGCCATCACCTGGGGAGCTAAATCCTTCCGCGATGCCATCGCCGAGAAAACGCGGTGGTATCTCGGTCTGGAGGTGGATCCGGAGACGGAGATCACCGTGACCTGTGGCTCCACCGAAGCGATGATGGCCGCGATGCTGGCCGTCGTGAATCCGGGAGACGAGGTCATCATCTTCGAACCGTTCTACGAAAACTACGGACCGGATGCGATTCTCTGCGGTGCCCGGCCGCGCTACGTGTCGCTCACTCCTCCCGATTGGACGTTCGATCCTGATGAACTGGCCGCGGCCTTCACAGACCGAACCAAAGCCATTATCCTCAATACGCCGAACAATCCGACGGGGAAAGTTTTCACCCGTGATGAGCTGAGACTGATCGCCGATCTGTGTCAGAAGTGGAATGTGGTGGCGATCACCGATGAAATTTACGAGCACATTCTCTACGATGGAGCTGAGCACATTGCCCTGGCCACGCTCGATGGCATGCGCGAGCGCACGATCACCATTAACGGGCTGTCGAAGACCTACAGCGTGACGGGCTGGCGCGTGGGATACGTTCTGGCTCCTCCGGCCATCACATCGGCCATCCGCAAGGTGCATGATTTTCTCACCGTCGGCAGCGCCGCTCCGTTGCAGGAAGCCGGCGCCGTGGCCCTGCGCTTGCCGCGAAGCTACTACGAGAAGCTGGCATCAGACTACGCCGCGCGACGGGATCGCCTCTATCGGGCGCTCGTGGCGGCGGGCTTTCACGCCTATCTCCCGCGCGGCGCCTACTACATCATGACCGACATCAGCCGGTTCGGTTTCCCCGATGATGTCACCTTCGCCACCTATCTCGTTCAGGAGATTGGTGTCGCCGTGGTCCCCGGCAGCAGTTTCTATCACGATCCCCAAAAAGGTCGCACCCAGGTGCGGTTTTGCTTTTGCAAGACGGACGAGACGCTCGATCTCGCCGCCCGGCGATTGATGACGCTGCGCGAGCGCGTGCTGTCGGCCTGA
- a CDS encoding pitrilysin family protein, whose protein sequence is MVDQEIKKTVLPSGLTIVTEQMNHLRSVSIGVWVRAGSRHEPLDQCGISHFIEHLLFKGTERRTTRDIAIESDMLGSTFDAFTSHECAAYSIKVLDEHVPRAFDLIADVITRPRFDPQEIEKERSVIVEEMRMVEDTPDDLATEIFLRNFWPNHRLGRPILGTEESLTRLTREEIVAHWQKVYTPANLVVSAAGHVTHEEIVELAARYFEEIPDSGFRPQDTPPQASPTIVLHRKDQLGQVQLLFGATCPSLLSPDRHSVMILSSILGGGASSRLFQSIREDHGLAYSTGAGTLQYTDTGLFFIYAATSPEKVLKVIDLCIAEIVRLKSEPVSEEELQRAKEQAKAATMLSLESSNARMGHIAQQEIYFGEQVPYDSILACISAVTAEDLHRVANEIFHTESLALVVLGSLNHLEIDRSRLACD, encoded by the coding sequence ATGGTTGATCAGGAGATTAAGAAAACAGTCCTGCCCAGCGGACTGACCATCGTTACCGAGCAAATGAATCACCTGCGCTCGGTGAGCATTGGGGTGTGGGTTCGAGCCGGATCCCGTCACGAACCGCTCGATCAATGTGGCATCTCCCATTTCATCGAGCATCTGTTGTTCAAGGGGACCGAGCGGCGCACGACGCGCGATATTGCCATCGAGTCGGACATGCTGGGGAGCACCTTCGATGCCTTCACCAGTCATGAGTGTGCCGCCTATTCGATCAAAGTGCTCGATGAGCATGTTCCCCGGGCCTTCGATCTCATCGCCGATGTGATCACCCGGCCCCGGTTCGATCCGCAAGAGATCGAGAAGGAACGCAGCGTCATCGTCGAGGAGATGCGCATGGTCGAGGATACGCCGGATGATCTGGCCACCGAAATTTTCCTGAGGAATTTCTGGCCGAATCATCGGCTGGGGCGTCCCATCCTGGGAACGGAGGAGAGCCTCACCCGCTTGACGCGCGAGGAGATCGTCGCTCACTGGCAGAAGGTCTACACCCCGGCCAATCTCGTCGTTTCGGCGGCGGGTCACGTCACCCATGAGGAGATTGTGGAGCTGGCGGCCAGGTACTTCGAGGAGATTCCCGACAGCGGATTCCGTCCGCAGGACACACCGCCTCAAGCCTCGCCCACGATTGTCTTGCACCGCAAGGATCAGTTGGGACAGGTACAGTTGCTTTTCGGAGCCACCTGTCCGTCGTTGCTGTCGCCCGATCGTCACAGCGTGATGATTCTCAGTTCGATTCTCGGCGGCGGCGCCAGCTCACGCCTCTTCCAGTCCATTCGGGAGGATCACGGGCTCGCCTACTCCACCGGCGCGGGAACCTTGCAATACACCGATACGGGCCTTTTCTTCATCTATGCGGCCACGTCGCCGGAGAAGGTTCTCAAGGTCATTGATCTATGCATTGCGGAAATCGTTCGTCTGAAATCCGAGCCCGTCTCCGAGGAGGAGCTTCAGCGGGCCAAGGAGCAGGCCAAAGCCGCCACTATGCTCAGTCTCGAATCCTCCAACGCCCGCATGGGGCATATCGCTCAGCAGGAGATCTATTTCGGCGAGCAAGTTCCTTATGACAGCATCCTGGCGTGCATCAGTGCCGTCACCGCCGAGGATCTCCACCGGGTGGCCAATGAGATCTTCCATACCGAATCGCTGGCGCTGGTTGTGCTCGGCAGCTTGAATCATCTGGAGATTGACCGATCACGACTGGCCTGTGACTGA
- a CDS encoding MBL fold metallo-hydrolase, with translation MRINILGSSSSGNATLLVSGSTRVLLDVGFSQRELTRRLREIGEDICRVSALVITHEHADHIRGAPILARSLGIPIFMSRASHEAWCRMNPADTLTVAEFIEAERPFEIGDITFRPFSVPHDAAETLAFTITARGVRVGYATDLGYIPQMVAEHLRGSDVLILEANHDVEMLRAGPYPWAVKQRVMSRHGHLSNDEMARFLREDFDGRAEIITLVHLSRTNNHPEIARLAALQALSERQPPLSGDLEQRIRLAFHDRPSEWIDL, from the coding sequence ATGCGCATCAACATTCTCGGCAGCTCCAGTTCGGGCAATGCGACTCTGCTGGTCTCCGGTTCGACGCGAGTCTTACTCGATGTCGGTTTCTCTCAGCGGGAGTTGACCCGGCGACTCCGGGAGATCGGTGAGGACATCTGCCGGGTATCGGCCCTCGTTATCACCCACGAACATGCCGACCACATCCGGGGGGCGCCCATTCTGGCGCGATCTCTGGGGATTCCCATTTTCATGTCGCGGGCCAGTCATGAGGCGTGGTGTCGCATGAATCCCGCGGACACGTTGACTGTCGCCGAGTTCATCGAAGCCGAGCGCCCTTTTGAAATCGGCGATATCACCTTCCGTCCGTTCTCCGTTCCCCACGATGCGGCGGAAACGCTGGCCTTCACCATCACGGCGCGTGGCGTTCGCGTGGGCTACGCCACCGATCTGGGATACATCCCCCAGATGGTCGCCGAGCATCTTCGGGGCTCCGATGTCCTCATTCTCGAAGCCAATCACGATGTGGAGATGTTGCGCGCCGGCCCGTACCCCTGGGCGGTCAAGCAACGCGTCATGAGCCGTCACGGGCATCTGTCCAACGATGAGATGGCCCGATTCCTGCGCGAGGATTTCGACGGCCGAGCCGAGATCATCACTCTGGTTCACCTGAGTCGAACCAATAATCATCCCGAGATCGCCCGCCTGGCGGCCCTCCAGGCACTCTCCGAGCGACAGCCCCCACTGAGCGGTGATCTGGAGCAGCGGATTCGTCTCGCTTTTCATGATCGCCCGAGCGAGTGGATTGACCTATGA